In one Lolium rigidum isolate FL_2022 chromosome 3, APGP_CSIRO_Lrig_0.1, whole genome shotgun sequence genomic region, the following are encoded:
- the LOC124700514 gene encoding DNA repair protein XRCC4-like has protein sequence MATPAAAPRHSCAKLSVAVEDPKAPGGGGIFVKATWLPTRFSLAVTDGAGAWVADASDAEVRLRAEQWDQPVAEYLALAERYLAFHQPASTYSFHEAGNGNRRLSWTFEKQGTKLEWRWKLQQSPHTQQTIAEVLDFLMDANIRLSEEVVRKTQSFDKLKQEAEKCLQQSERFNNEKADFEQASFTKFVAVLNSKKVKLRLLKDKIAAHEAADKAPKEDEDNESSDKGPGEEDEGNSTDRTEPFEGDSDKDLSVKGEPSETGSGNRHSSPEKSATTSTSRGRRGRKRTRK, from the exons ATGGCAACCCCCGCGGCGGCGCCGAGGCACAGCTGCGCGAAGCTCTCGGTGGCGGTCGAGGACCCCAAggcgccgggcggcggcggcataTTCGTGAAGGCCACGTGGCTCCCCACCCGCTTCTCGCTCGCCGTCACCGACGGCGCCGGCGCCTGGGTCGCCGACGCCTCCGACGCCGAGGTGCGCCTCCGGGCCGAGCAGTGGGACCAGCCCGTCGCCGAGTACCTCGCGCTCGCCGAGCGCTACCTCGCCTTCCACCAGCCCGCCTCCACCTActccttccacgaggccggcaacGGCAATCGCAGG TTGTCATGGACATTTGAAAAACAAGGTACCAAATTGGAATGGCGTTGGAAACTGCAGCAGTCACCCCACACACAGCAGACTATAGCTGAGGTTTTGGATTTTCTAATGGATGCAAATATACGCTTGAGT GAAGAGGTTGTCAGGAAGACACAATCATTTGACAAGCTGAAACAAGAAGCTGAGAAGTGCTTGCAACAAAGTGAAAGATTTAACAACGAGAAAGCCGATTTTGAGCAAGCTTCCTTTACAAAG TTTGTGGCTGTGCTGAACTCGAAGAAGGTCAAGCTCAGACTGCTCAAGGACAAAATTGCTGCACATGAAGCAGCAGACAAGGCGCCGAAGGAGGACGAGGATAACGAATCTTCAGACAAAGGGCCGGGGGAGGAGGACGAGGGTAACTCAACTGACAGGACGGAGCCGTTCGAGGGAGATAGCGACAAGGACCTGAGCGTCAAGGGTGAGCCCTCGGAGACGGGCAGCGGCAATCGCCACAGCTCCCCGGAGAAAtctgccaccacctccacctcgagAGGCAGGAGGGGTCGCAAGAGGACGAGGAAATGA